The stretch of DNA GAGGTACATCGAGTGTATTTCCCTGTTAATAGCTCCATTTTTCTTAAAAGAGATTAAAATCAGATTTTCCCTGATGTTTAGTCTCTACTTATTTATAACATTGCTTATTTTTGCGTCAATTTTCACGTGGAATGTCTTTCCTGTCTGTTATGTGGAAGGAGTTGGATTAACTCCCTTTAAGAAAATAAGCGAATACACCATTTGTTGTGTTTTTGCTGCTTCTTTAATTTTATTGTATAAAAATAAAAAATTTTTTGATATTGATGTTTTGAAATTATTGACCGTATCTATATCGTTTACAATCGCTGCAGAGCTTTGTTTTACACTGTATGCAGGTGTATATGACTTTATGAACATGGTTGGGCATATTTTCAAAGTCATATCCTATTATTGTATCTACAGAGCTATAATTGTGACGGGAACCAATAAGCCTTTTGATTTGCTGTTCAGAGACCTAAGTTTAAGTAATAAGTTAAATACAGAGCGTACAAGGGAACTTTCGGCTACTAATGAGAAATTAACAGAGGAAATAGCTCACCGTAAGGAGACAGAGAATAAGTTAGAGTCGCTCAATGAACAACTTAAGAATCAGATGGGCGAGGAGGTGGAAAAACGCAGGCAGAAGGAAATGTTATTAATCCAACAATCAAAACTTGCATTTATGGGTGAAATGATAGCTGCTATATCGCACCAGTGGAAACAGCCTTTGAATGCTCTCGGCCTCATGATTCAGAACCTCCATGATTCGTATAAATATGAAGAACTCAATGACGAATATTTTGAAAATACCGTAGCTGACACAATGAAACAGATTGATTTTATGTCAAAAACAGTAGATGACTTCAGGAATTTTTTTAAACCATCAAAGGGAAAGGAAACATTTGACATGATTGGAATTGCCGCAGATGTGTTTTCATTGTTTTCATCACAAATCAGACACATTAACTACAGCATCACTTGCCATACACACAACAAGACATTTCATCACTTCTCTGAGGTAATCTCATGTGATGCCACTGTAATTACAACATACAGAAATCAGTTAGCCCATGTCATATTGAACATAATAAAAAATGCAAATGACGCTCTTGAAGAGAAAAGACAAAATCTGCCTATGAATATGACACCACAGTACGGCAAGATAAATATAGACTGCTACAAACATGGCAACAGATTAATTATGGAAATAAGCGACAACGCCGGGGGAATCCCGGATGAAATAATAGACAGGATTTTTGAACCTTATTTTACCACTAAAGAAAAAAGCAGCGGCACAGGTATCGGGCTTTATATGTCAAAAATAATAATAGAAAACAGTTTGGGCGGTAAAATCAGCGTTAAAAACATTGAAGGAGGAGCGAGGTTTACTTTAGAGTTTGATGTGTGAATATGGCAGCTGCAATTAATTAATTTACATCAAAATGCTCCGTGGGCTGACTCCATGTTTCCCCCAATATCGGCTGGAATGGTTGTAATAGGAAGTTTAACGGTAAAAGTAGTTCCTCTCTTCTGTTTTGTGCTGACAGTGATTTGTCCACCGTGTTTGGCAATAATCCCCTGAGAGACGGAAAGGCCAAGCCCTGTGCCTTTACCTTTGGATTTAGTCGTAAAGAATGGGTCAAAGATGTGATGTAAAATGTGATCCGGAATGCCATTTCCAAAGTCGGCCACCTTAACGACCACAAAATTCGGTTCATCGCCCCTTTCCACGTCAATACGTATCTGTCCGCCTTTCAAGGTCACATCGAGTGCGTTTAGTATAAGGTTGAGAAACACCTGTTCGAGCTGTTGTCTGTCACCGTGAATTCTGGGCAAATTGGGAGCAATTGTTAAATCAGCGTGGACACCGTTTAATTTCAACTGATTACCAGCCAGTTTAAGTGTCTCTGTAACAACGTCTGAGATGCCAATCGGCTCCATGATGCTTTCGCTCTCGCGGGCAAAATCCAGAAGATTTCTCACTATGGTTCGAGATCTATCGGCCTCGTCTATCAAGTCTTTTATCATATCAAGGCGTTCATCCTCATCTAAGTCATGATAGTCCTCAAGAAGCATGTGTGCCGTAAGGGTTATGTTATTAATGGGATTATTCAGTTCATGCGCCACACCGGCAGTAAGCGTACCTACGGCACGTAGTTTATGAGACTGGGATATTATGTTTTGCTGCCTGTCAAACTCCTTCATCATCTGCTCAAGGGCTGAGGCAAGGTCTGAAAACTCATCCTGATACACCTTTCCAGGCATAAACTTAATTTGCTGTCCGGTTGAAAGGTGCTTTGCGTACTGCACTATCCGGCTCATCGTTCTTAACACCCTGTAGATAAGTAAATGCACGATAAAGAGCATAAACAAAAACAAAAAAAACGTCGCCAGTACAAAAACTATTTTAAATAAGAACATGTCCTTTCTCATCGTGTGGCCAGTTCTTTCAGAAAATAGTTTACCGTAGTTACTTATTTCGTCGCTCAGTTGGTGTAACTCATTACGAATTTTTACCACTTTAGCATTTGTCTGCTCAGAGGGTGGGAAAGTATTAATTTCTGTCAAATCATCAAGAAGTCTGCCGTATTTTTCTATGTTTGAAATCAGCCTTGAGTTATCAAAAAAGTTTCCAAAATCATTGTAACGTTCAAATACAACCATTTCAAAAGCCTTTATGCTCTCTTTACTTTCTTTAATATCCTCCCAGCCGGCAACAAAGTTCCTTTCATGAAACATCGCTTTATTTGAAAGCAGGATGTAGGTGTTGGCAAGATTGACGTATTTCATGTCTCTGGTAATTAAATAGACAGTAACACCTAAAGCTGCAGTTATAGCGCAAGAAAGTATAACAGAGATTACAAAAACCATGTATATGTGTGATCTTACGGTGAATCGCTGAGTTATTGAAGTACCGTCACCGGTGAGATTATTTTGAGACTCAATTTTTTCTATTTTCTTATCGAGAAGGGTTTTTAAGCGCTTAAGCGCGCAGTTATACCATTTATCTAAACAATTTTGGAAAAGCATCATTTAACCGCACATTTTAACATATCAGTTTTACCAAGTACCTCAGCCGCCTTGATAATAACGCTGCGGAGGTCGTCAGGTTTAAACGGTTTAGCAATAAAGTCAAATGCACCCTTGGATAACGCCTGCTGAGCCAACTCCATCATAGCATAGCCGGTTATCATGATAACCTTTGTCGTGGTTGATTTACTCATCACAGCCTCAAGCACATCTAACCCATCAACATCCTCCATTCTTATATCAGTAACCACTACATCAAAATTTTTTTCGGATAATCTTTTCAGCGCTTCTTTAGGATCAGTAAAGACATCGACCTCGCAGCCAAGCTTTTCCAACGCAGGCTTCAACCGTTTGCCCACAATCGGCTCGTCATCAAGCAAAAGGACTTCAAACTCTCCGCCCATAACGTACACGTTATACGAAAACACTAAGAGTTGTCAAGAGCACACGGCGATTTTATCGCTGTGAATCTATTCAGCCACAGAAAATAAGGTGTTACAGAAAAAGAGGTAAATTAGGACAAACGCATCTCTAATTTACCCCTCCCGTTTTGTAGTAGTCTATTGTTCTTTAATTTGTTCCGACAGGTATGAGCCTATACCCATTTGGTTTATTTGATCGAGTTGAGCCTCAATGAGGTCTATATGGTTTTCCTCGTCCTCCAGTATATCCTCCAGCAACTCTCTGGTACCGTGGTCAGAGAGCTCATAGCAAAGCCTTATTGCGTCACGGTACGCTAAAATAGCCCGCTCCTCGGCACTGCGGTCGTTTTCAAGCTGCTTTTCCACGTTTGCGCCTATATGTATTTTGCTTAAGTTACTAACTATTGGGATACCTTCAAGAAAAAGAATCCTTGCTATCAGTTTTTCGGCATGTTTCATTTCATCAATGGCACGTTTTTCTACGCGTTTGTGCAGTCGCTCATAATCCCAGTTGCTGCACATTTCTGAATGAACCATGTACTGGTTTATTGCTGCCAGCTCATTGGATAGTAAGGCATTCAACACCTCATTAATTTTTTCATTACCTTTCATTTTCTCCTCCTTTAGATAGATTAATTATACTATAATTACCTTGCTATTGTTTGTCAAGGACATGGGTTGTTTATACTTTCTGGGTTTAATAAAAAGTATCCAATTCTTTTAATGTACTGTTCAGAGAAAAGCCTTGTTTGACAAGCGGGCTTTCTTTCAATATCTGAATACGCTCCTCAAACGTAAGTTTGTTGTTTTTATATATAATTCCCGTGGGAATTTTGTCTGGCAGTTTTATGGCCAGTTTGAATGCCTCTGCACGGTCGTATGGATTGTAGGTTTCATCCAGATGATAAACCCTTTCTTTGTACCAGCTGTAGGTGTTTAACTTGTTAAAGGTAACGCACGGTTGAAGTATATCAACAAGAGCGAATCCTTTATGGGTTATTGCCTCTTTAATTATTGATTTGAGAAATACGCTGTCGGCAGCATATCCACGCGCTACAAAGCTGCAATCAAGGCCTATGGCTAAAGAAATCGGATTAAGCTCAGAGGCATTTGCTCCAAATGGCTGTGTCTTTGTTACCACTCCCTCTGTGGTAGTTGGGGATGCCTGCCCCTTAGTAAGACCGTATATTTGATTGTTATGCACTAATAGTGTAACGTTTATGTTTCTTCTTATTGCATGAATAAGGTGATTGCCCCCCTCACCGTAACAGTCGCCATCGCCGGATGTTACTATTACCGGCATTTCATGATTGGCCAGCCTCATTCCGGTAGCTGGCGGCAGGGCTCGCCCGTGGAGACCATTAAACGTATTACATTTCAAATAATGCGGTAATTTGGCAGCCTGTCCTATGCCTGAAACTATCGTGAACTGATGCGGTTCCATCCCTAGTTCAAAAAGGGCAGTTTTCAATGTCTCTAAAATCGGGAAATTACCGCACCCCGGACACCAGGCCGGTTCCTGTCCTTTATAATCGCTCAATGCATTCATTTATCTCTCCTGTGAGACTCTCAAGCAAAAAGGGTCTTCCGTCAAAATGGTTAATATGGTGAGTGAACTTATAACCTGTCTCAGCGCGCATAAGATACGCAAACTGGCCGGTTGCGTTGTTTTCCACACAAATTGTTATTCTGGCCTCAGTCAGTATCTTCAGGTAATCAAACTGCTCAGACAATGGAAGCGGGTAAATCTGTGAAAAATGAAGCATAGCTATGTTTTGCGTTTTGCTAAGCGACATAACGGCGTCTTTTATAATCCCATAGGTGGAGCCCCATCCGGTTACAACTATATCAGGTTTTTCACCTCCAAAGTAAAACGGAGCCTCTATCTCTTGTTGAATTAAAGGGAGCTTTTGTAAAAGCCGCTTTTGCATCATTTTTGTGCGCATTTCAGCGTCTTCTATCATATGCCCGGCCTCGTCGTGTTCGTCGCTGTCCACTACGACCAGCCGTTTTGAATCGCCTGGTACGGCAAGTGGAGACACTGCACCCTCAGAAAAGCTATAGCGTTGATATGCACTTTCCGCCTCCGCTCCATCTCTTGATCTCAATCTGTAATCATTATAAACCAGCTTGTCAGTATCTAAAGATTCATAAGTCCATTGAGCATCGGCTATGTACTGATCCGTTATTATAAAGGCTGGAATTTGATACTTTTCGGCAAGATCAAATGCCTTATTTGTCAGATAAAGCCCCTGTTCAGGATTTCCAGGGGCAAACACCACCCGTGGGAACTCACCGTGTCCTGAGTGAAGTACAAATAACAGATCTCCCTGCTCTGTACGAGTTGGTAATCCGGTTGCAGGCCCAGGGCGTTGAGCCAACGTTATAACTACAGGCAGCTCCATCATGCCGGCTAATGAGACCCCTTCAGTCATAAGGGCAAAGCCCCCGCCGGAACTTCCCGTCATTGACCTCACACCTCCGTAAGAAGCTCCCAGGGCCATGTTAATAGAACTTATCTCATCCTCTGTCTGCTCCACAACGATTGAGTACTCCTGAGCCTTAGATCCGATGTAATTCATCACGGCGGTCGAGGGCGTCATTGGATATCCACAGTAAAACTTACAGCCGCTCATGATTGAGCCAAGTCCTACCGCCTGTGAGGTATCAATCAACATATTGCCGTTTTTACCGGGCATGGATACGGCAAAACTGCATTGTGTACATTCATTTATAGCATAGGAATACCCTGCTTTAGCAGTCAGTATGTTTTTGTTTATTATGTCGTTGCCCTTTTTCTTTAGATTTGTGTGTATTATTTCCTCTAATAACGTCGTCTCCAGCCTCAGCATACCCAACACTGCGCCTATAGCCGCCGTGTTTGACATTATTTTATCCCCACCGTTTTCGACTGCTATTTTATCGAAAGGCACGTTTAGGAATTCCTGCCCTGTAAAGGTCTGCTTAACAGATTGGGCATCAAAAATTATTATACCGTTTTCCTCCAGGTCATCTTTATGCAACTCTATAGTAGTCAAATCAAGAGCTACTATTATATTAGCCTTTTTTCTGGATGAAGATACTTCTTTATCTGAAAACCGCAACTGGTAAAAATTATGCCCGCCTCTTATGCGTGACATGTAATCCTGATGTGAAAACACGTGATATCCCATACGGGAAAACAACCGTGCTAAAACCCCTCCAATTGTTTGCAGACCCTGCCCTGCCTTCCCGCCGATTAATATTGTGTAATCCATACTATCTCTCATCGTTAATTCCTCCATATGTCCTTAATATAATAAGTGCCTGAGGTGTCGCTGCAGCCTTGCCGTTTTCCCTTCATAAATGTGCCAGAAGCCAGAAGCCG from Nitrospirota bacterium encodes:
- a CDS encoding HAMP domain-containing histidine kinase → MMLFQNCLDKWYNCALKRLKTLLDKKIEKIESQNNLTGDGTSITQRFTVRSHIYMVFVISVILSCAITAALGVTVYLITRDMKYVNLANTYILLSNKAMFHERNFVAGWEDIKESKESIKAFEMVVFERYNDFGNFFDNSRLISNIEKYGRLLDDLTEINTFPPSEQTNAKVVKIRNELHQLSDEISNYGKLFSERTGHTMRKDMFLFKIVFVLATFFLFLFMLFIVHLLIYRVLRTMSRIVQYAKHLSTGQQIKFMPGKVYQDEFSDLASALEQMMKEFDRQQNIISQSHKLRAVGTLTAGVAHELNNPINNITLTAHMLLEDYHDLDEDERLDMIKDLIDEADRSRTIVRNLLDFARESESIMEPIGISDVVTETLKLAGNQLKLNGVHADLTIAPNLPRIHGDRQQLEQVFLNLILNALDVTLKGGQIRIDVERGDEPNFVVVKVADFGNGIPDHILHHIFDPFFTTKSKGKGTGLGLSVSQGIIAKHGGQITVSTKQKRGTTFTVKLPITTIPADIGGNMESAHGAF
- a CDS encoding response regulator, which encodes MGGEFEVLLLDDEPIVGKRLKPALEKLGCEVDVFTDPKEALKRLSEKNFDVVVTDIRMEDVDGLDVLEAVMSKSTTTKVIMITGYAMMELAQQALSKGAFDFIAKPFKPDDLRSVIIKAAEVLGKTDMLKCAVK
- the bfr gene encoding bacterioferritin — protein: MKGNEKINEVLNALLSNELAAINQYMVHSEMCSNWDYERLHKRVEKRAIDEMKHAEKLIARILFLEGIPIVSNLSKIHIGANVEKQLENDRSAEERAILAYRDAIRLCYELSDHGTRELLEDILEDEENHIDLIEAQLDQINQMGIGSYLSEQIKEQ
- a CDS encoding 2-oxoacid:ferredoxin oxidoreductase subunit beta — protein: MNALSDYKGQEPAWCPGCGNFPILETLKTALFELGMEPHQFTIVSGIGQAAKLPHYLKCNTFNGLHGRALPPATGMRLANHEMPVIVTSGDGDCYGEGGNHLIHAIRRNINVTLLVHNNQIYGLTKGQASPTTTEGVVTKTQPFGANASELNPISLAIGLDCSFVARGYAADSVFLKSIIKEAITHKGFALVDILQPCVTFNKLNTYSWYKERVYHLDETYNPYDRAEAFKLAIKLPDKIPTGIIYKNNKLTFEERIQILKESPLVKQGFSLNSTLKELDTFY
- a CDS encoding 2-oxoacid:acceptor oxidoreductase subunit alpha; the protein is MDYTILIGGKAGQGLQTIGGVLARLFSRMGYHVFSHQDYMSRIRGGHNFYQLRFSDKEVSSSRKKANIIVALDLTTIELHKDDLEENGIIIFDAQSVKQTFTGQEFLNVPFDKIAVENGGDKIMSNTAAIGAVLGMLRLETTLLEEIIHTNLKKKGNDIINKNILTAKAGYSYAINECTQCSFAVSMPGKNGNMLIDTSQAVGLGSIMSGCKFYCGYPMTPSTAVMNYIGSKAQEYSIVVEQTEDEISSINMALGASYGGVRSMTGSSGGGFALMTEGVSLAGMMELPVVITLAQRPGPATGLPTRTEQGDLLFVLHSGHGEFPRVVFAPGNPEQGLYLTNKAFDLAEKYQIPAFIITDQYIADAQWTYESLDTDKLVYNDYRLRSRDGAEAESAYQRYSFSEGAVSPLAVPGDSKRLVVVDSDEHDEAGHMIEDAEMRTKMMQKRLLQKLPLIQQEIEAPFYFGGEKPDIVVTGWGSTYGIIKDAVMSLSKTQNIAMLHFSQIYPLPLSEQFDYLKILTEARITICVENNATGQFAYLMRAETGYKFTHHINHFDGRPFLLESLTGEINECIERL